In Neoarius graeffei isolate fNeoGra1 chromosome 15, fNeoGra1.pri, whole genome shotgun sequence, a single genomic region encodes these proteins:
- the map1lc3c gene encoding microtubule-associated proteins 1A/1B light chain 3C, whose product MAPFDKAQQTKSFKQRKSFATRKQEVAGIRTKFPTKVPVIIERYHREKYLPLLDKTKFLVPQELTMTQFVTIIRNRMTLMPSQAFYLLINNVGIASMSLTMAQVYKDHKDEDGFLYMTYASQEMFGHCEHVYQLSR is encoded by the exons ATGGCTCCGTTTGACAAAGCCCAGCAAACCAAGTCTTTCAAACAGAGGAAAAGCTTTG CAACACGAAAGCAGGAGGTGGCTGGAATCAGGACTAAGTTTCCAACCAAAGTGCCG GTGATCATAGAGCGATATCATCGTGAAAAATACCTTCCACTGTTGGACAAGACGAAGTTTCTTGTTCCCCAAGAACTCACCATGACACAGTTTGTCACAATCAtcag aaaccgGATGACTCTCATGCCAAGCCAGGCTTTCTACCTGCTCATCAACAACGTGGGCATTGCCAGCATGTCTCTCACTATGGCACAGGTGTACAAAGACCACAAGGATGAGGATGGCTTTCTCTATATGACCTATGCCTCTCAAGAAATGTTTGGACACTGTGAGCATGTGTATCAGCTCTCTAGATGA